AGCCATATGAACAAGATACTGATCACCGGCGCCAGCCGCGGCATTGGTGCGGCCACTGCCCTGCTGGCGGCACGACACGGCCTCACCGTCATCGTTAACTATCATCGTAACCAGGCGGCTGCTGATAAAGTCGTGCAAACCATTATGGACAGTGGCGGCAAGGCGCTCGCCGTGCAGGCAGACGTGTCTGCAGAAGCTGATATACTCCGCCTCTTCGAAGCCTGCGATCGTTTGCCCGGTACGCTCAGCGCGCTCGTCAACAACGCCGGCATTCTTGAAACACAGATGCGCCTGGACCAGATGGATACTGCAAGGATACAACGCATACTTACGGCCAACGTAACCGGATCACTGCTCTGTGCCCGGGAGGCCATTAAACGCATGTCGACACGCTATGGCGGCGAAGGCGGTGCGATCGTGAACGTATCTTCTGTGGCAGCCCGTACAGGAGCGCCGGGCGAATACATTGACTACGCGGCTTCCAAGGGAGCGATCGATGCGTTTACCATCGGGCTATCGAAAGAAGTAGCGGCAGAAGGGATTCGTGTGAATGGTGTGCGGCCCGGTTTTATACATACAGATATTCATGCCGATGGCGGCGAGCCGGGACGCGTGGAACGATTGCGGACGAGTATTCCCATGCAGCGTGGCGGTACCGCGGAAGAGATCGCAGACATCATATGGTGGCTGTGTTCAGCACAGTCTACTTATGTAACCGGTGCGATCGTGGATGCAGCAGGTGGACGGTAATTCCGGATTGTCGTTTTTGTTCTATTTCTGCAACAACACGCCCCGTAATTTTACGCCATCGAAAAAACACACCGCTACGATGAGTAAAATTTTCTTTGACAATGGGATCTCCCTCGACGGTTACTTCGCCGGCGAAAACCGGGGGCCCGACAACCCGCTTGGCGACGGAGGCACCACGATACATACGTGGATGTATCATCAGCGCGCCTTCCTGAAAAACCTGGGCATAGACGACGGCGACAGTGAAGGCGCCGACAACCGGCTGGTAAGCGAAACATTATCGAGAACAGGCGCCTACATCATGGGCAAACGCATGTTCGAAGAGGGTGAAGTGAACTGGCCCGAAAACCTTTATAAAACGGACGTATTCGTCCTGACGCATGAAAAACGTGAACCATGGAAGCAAAAGGGAAATACGACTTTCTATTTCGTCAATGATGGAATAGAAAGTGCCGTAGCCCGCGCCCGTCAATCGGCCGGTGGCAAAGACATCCGGATACAGGGCGGCGCAATGATGATCCAGCAGTTTCTCAACGCGGGGCTGGTAGATGAATGCCTTATTCACATCGCCCCGTTGATTTTAGGCAGTGGCATCCGGTTGTTCGAAGGTATCGATGCAGACCGCTTCTCCTTATCCATTAAAGAGGTGATCCACTCCACCCTCACTACACACATCAGGTACGAAATCAGAAATAAGTAAACAGGGAACCATGCTTATTCATGCAAAAAAATGTGCTGCGCTTGCGCTGCTGGCCATAGTATTGTTATCAGCCTTTCAACCGCAGGCCGCCCCGGCTGCGGAATCACCAACAGTTCATTACTTTCCTTCCGCCAAAAAGGAACTGCTGGGCAAAATTATTGGCCGGTGGATCACGCAAACGACAGTACTGCCAAAGGACGGCCAACCCAGATTTAAAACGCTCGGAAGTGATGTGTACCAGTGGTCGCCCGATGGCAACTTCGTCGTGCACACCGCCTACGGCATCCGCGACAAATCCGGGTTCGGCGCCATCGAAATCATCGGCTACAACACAGAGACCGGCGCATTCAACAGCTACAACTTTAACCCCGACGGCAGCTTTAACATCGACCCGCTCACTATCGAAAACGATGTTTGGGTATGGACCGGAAAGAAAGTGCGCTCCACAGGCAGGTTTAGCAACGACAGCAACACCTTTTCCGTGAAACATGACATCACCGCCGATGGCAAAACTTATGAACCATTTATGGATGGAACATTAAGTAAAGGCGCTGCATTCTAAAAGGCAGTTCTATGGAACAAAAAGCTCCGGCGCTGGCCGGAGCTTTTTTATTTCTTTACGATCATGGCCGAATTTTCCTGGAATAAGATCTGCTGGTTCAGGTACTCGAGCGGCGTTTGGTTAGAGAACTCGCGAAACTCCCGGATAAAGTGCGACTGATCACAGTAATTCAGGTCGTATGCGATATCCGACAACCTCATGTCCCCCTTCCGCCGCAATGCTTCGATCGACCTTTCAAACCGCGCGATTTTCAGGAACTGTTTGGGCGAAAAACCCACCGTCGATTTAAAGCGCCTTTCCAGTTGCCGCTCGGAGATATTATACATCGTGAGCAGGTGGCGGATGACCGTTTTCTGGTTAACCTGGTGAATCATACGCCAGCCGGCTTCTGCGATAGGGTCCGTACTGGCATTTTCCGTCAGCTTTTTGCTGAAGAACCTGATGAGGATACTGATCCGCCGCGTTTGCAAAGGCTCGTCCAGCAAGGCGTCGGTAAGCCACTGCGGAACGAAGTTGACCAGGTCGGGCAGCTCATTGACGAGGTGGCAGGCATCTACCTTAAAGAACAGTTTTACCGCATGCGGATAAAAGCTGACGCCCGTGGTGGTAAATGAGGGCTGTATGCCGCATTCATACGGCAGTGTATTTAACCCGCTGAGATAGGACAGCGGCAAAAAGTTTGTCCCGTGATAGATGGCAGAGTGACCGTCATTATGCTGAAAAACCAACCGGGGAAATCTTCTGGCGAACATCCTGAAGGTATTGTCTTCGGGAGACAATGACCTGGAGTCCATGGTCCAGAAAAAACGGATATATTTTTCGAGGCATTGGGGAGGCTGGATGATATTAAAGTCCATGGTTGCGCGTGACCGTTTATACTATCAAAATATCGGCAATTCTGCGCAAATAACAGCAAATGACGATGAAAAAATAGGATAAAACCGACATGGGGGGGGCGCTCCAGTATGCCCGGTTATACAAACCTCATCAAATATCCCGGGCGCACCTTGCCTTCCATAATCCGTTTCAACTTAGCCGCTATCAACTTCTTCGTCAACGGCTTCAGATAATCGAGGAACAGCACACCCGCTGTGTGGTCATATTCGTGCTGTATCATCCTGGCGGTGGCACCGCTGAACGTGCGCGTTTGCCGTTCAAATCGTTCGTTGAAATACGCAATGGTGATCGCCCAATTTCTTGTTATCATCTGCGACAAACCCGGAATACTTAAACATCCCTCCTCCTCGTCCCACAGTTCCGGCGACCGTGCGATGATACGGGCATTGATGAACGTTTCTCGAAATTCTTCTTCCTGGTTACTGACAACAAACAACCGGATGGGCACACCGATCTGTGACGCCGCCAGTCCGCAGCCATTGGCATTCTTCATCGTCTCCCACATATCAGCGATCAGCGTATTCAAGCCGGGATAGGATGGATCAATATCGTTGCAGGATTGTTTTAAAATGCTGTGCCCGTAAGCGAAAATAGCGCGTTTCATTCCCTGGATTTTATACAAAGTTCCAAAGAATAACAGATGGAGGCAATGAATCTATGTTAACTAATCTGGCGTCG
This genomic interval from Chitinophaga horti contains the following:
- a CDS encoding SDR family oxidoreductase — encoded protein: MNKILITGASRGIGAATALLAARHGLTVIVNYHRNQAAADKVVQTIMDSGGKALAVQADVSAEADILRLFEACDRLPGTLSALVNNAGILETQMRLDQMDTARIQRILTANVTGSLLCAREAIKRMSTRYGGEGGAIVNVSSVAARTGAPGEYIDYAASKGAIDAFTIGLSKEVAAEGIRVNGVRPGFIHTDIHADGGEPGRVERLRTSIPMQRGGTAEEIADIIWWLCSAQSTYVTGAIVDAAGGR
- a CDS encoding dihydrofolate reductase family protein, coding for MSKIFFDNGISLDGYFAGENRGPDNPLGDGGTTIHTWMYHQRAFLKNLGIDDGDSEGADNRLVSETLSRTGAYIMGKRMFEEGEVNWPENLYKTDVFVLTHEKREPWKQKGNTTFYFVNDGIESAVARARQSAGGKDIRIQGGAMMIQQFLNAGLVDECLIHIAPLILGSGIRLFEGIDADRFSLSIKEVIHSTLTTHIRYEIRNK
- a CDS encoding AraC family transcriptional regulator: MDFNIIQPPQCLEKYIRFFWTMDSRSLSPEDNTFRMFARRFPRLVFQHNDGHSAIYHGTNFLPLSYLSGLNTLPYECGIQPSFTTTGVSFYPHAVKLFFKVDACHLVNELPDLVNFVPQWLTDALLDEPLQTRRISILIRFFSKKLTENASTDPIAEAGWRMIHQVNQKTVIRHLLTMYNISERQLERRFKSTVGFSPKQFLKIARFERSIEALRRKGDMRLSDIAYDLNYCDQSHFIREFREFSNQTPLEYLNQQILFQENSAMIVKK
- the def gene encoding peptide deformylase, with protein sequence MKRAIFAYGHSILKQSCNDIDPSYPGLNTLIADMWETMKNANGCGLAASQIGVPIRLFVVSNQEEEFRETFINARIIARSPELWDEEEGCLSIPGLSQMITRNWAITIAYFNERFERQTRTFSGATARMIQHEYDHTAGVLFLDYLKPLTKKLIAAKLKRIMEGKVRPGYLMRFV